In the genome of Lactobacillus intestinalis, the window ACTTTGATCGCTACACCGATGAATTGGAAGCCTAAAATGCCGGAAACTACTTCAGGTGCGATTTCGATTGATAAATTGACCTCTTTGGCAATTAATTTTAAAGAAGGAAGCTTAAACTTGAAGCAATTAGAGGCGATTTTAGATATTTTGCCATTTGCTTTAACTTTTATCGATGAAAACGATAAGGTGACATATTTTGGAGGGGGTGCATCTATTTATCCCCATTCAAAAAATGTATTAGGAAATTCAGTTTTTTCCTGTCACCCAGCAAAAAGTCGCCCAATTATTCACCGTATTTTTGATGAATTTCATACTGGAAAGAAAGATAAATACGAATTTTGGTTTGAACCACGAAAGATGGGGCGCTATCTTTACTTGCGCTATTACGCAGTAAGGGATGAAGAAGGAAAATACTTGGGTTGTCTTGAAGTAGCTGAAGATGTAACAGAAATTCGTGCAAAAAAGACGGAAAAACGAAAAATATAGCTTTTTTCGGCTTTACTTTTATTGAAGGCTAATGATATTATTTCGAGGAGAACAGCAAAAGTTAATACTATTTTCATACTAAGCGAATAATGAGTTATACTAGTTATTAACAGCTTTCAGTAGAAGAGAGGGTACGATCGGACAATGGTGAATTCAAAGGATATAGGTATAAAAAGAGAGAAAAATCTGCTAGAGACTTTGCAATTTCTGATTGATGGTGGCGACTATTCTAAAGGCTCCTCTTTTTTAGAAAAAGCAAAGCAGTATCAAGCAGCGGCATGTATGGTTCCTGGCCATCCGCTCTATACTTTTAGACAAGAAAATGATCAAATCACTAATTTGATTCAAAATGAAATTTTACCTCAATTAAAAATTTGGCAACAAGATGGTAAAGATAGTGCAGCTTTAGCTAGACTTCAAAATGGTGTTGATCGTTTACATGATTTGAAAAATCATTATTCACGTAAAGAAATTTCAATTTATCCGCTTCTTGTTAAAAATGGGCTCGCTAGTGAAGAGCAAACTTCAAAATTGTGGCAAATGGATGATGATGTTCGTGATTTAGTTAAAAAAGTCGCATCTGTAATTCGTCAAGATCCAATGCCAGATAAATATTTTATAGAAGCTTTGGTAGAAAAAATGGCATATCAGGTATTAAGACTCGTTTTTCAAGAAGAAGCTGTTTGTATGCCACTTTTGGAAGATGTTGTTTCTACTAAGGATTGGCATATTGTTAAACAAGATGAAGTTGAAGTTGGATATTGTTTAATTGATACTCCTCCACGCTGGGATCCAACTAAGGAAGAAATTGAAGAAAATCAGCTATATTTGGATCAAAAATCCGATCTGAATAAACAGATAGTCCAGGCTTTTCATAAATATGTTAGTCAACTATCTCATATTGATACAAATATTAAATCATCGGATATTTTAAAGGGTGATGAAAGTTATCCAATTGGTGATTCGAACACCGGCCCAAGTTTAATTGTACCGAATATGGAAGATATTGTGGTTAAATTGGAAGTGGGATCACTTAGTTTGAAAGAGATTCCGGCGATTTTCAATGTGTTGCCAATTGATCTAACATTTGTGGACGCACATGATCGAGTAAAATGGTTTTCTAATTCCGATAGAGTATTTCCAAGAACAAGATCAGTAATTGGGCGTCCGGTTATTCGTTGTCACCCACCGAAAAGTATTGATAAAGTGTTGAAAATTTTGAATGATTTTCACAAAGGATATTCAGATAGTGAAGACTTTTGGGTAAATGTAAGAGGTCGAATTATTTATCTATCTTTCTTTGCTGTGCGGGATGCCCAAGATAACTACTTAGGTTGTCTAGAAACTGTTCAAGATATTACTAAATTTAAGAATATTACTGGTACCAAGACACTAGAAAATAAAGATAAATTTGATAAAAAGTCAGATTAAAGTAAAATGGTGACTCTTCACTTGAGCCACTATTTTTTGTTACACTTAGGCAATTAACGAAAGGAGAATTTGAATGAAAACTGAGCGGGGGAATTTTAATTCAGATACAGAAGTTAAATTGCACTGGCTAATTTTAGGAGAATTAGTTACGTGGATTGGAGCTAGTTTTATTTGGCCGTTGACTTCTGTTTATTTAAATAAGCAATTGCATGTTAGTCTTTCGATGATTGGTGTCGTACTATTTTTCAATTGTGCGGCTAATATCCTAGGTTCAATTATTGCAGGACGACTTTATGATAAATTAAATCCTTATCCACTTGTTTTGTGGGGATTAGGACTGGATGCAGTGGTGCTATTTTTGATGGCTGCGTTTCATGGTTGGCCGGAATATTGGGTATGGCTAACATTGACCGGATTTTTAGGGGGATGGAATGGTACCTTAATTAATTCGATTGCGACTAGTTTAAAGAAATATCCCGGACGATATGTTTTTAACATTTTGTATTTTTCACAAAATTTAGGAGTAGTAACAGGAACTTTGATTGTAGGGTATCTTTATGATTATTCTGTAACCGTGTTGTTCATTATAGCGGCGTCATTATTTGTGGTGGCTTTGGTTAATGCGATCTTCAACTACAAACCAATCATTGCCTTTCATCAAGAGCGAGTTAAAAAAGGCCAAAGTGGAGTCAGTCAAAAGGCTGAACCAATGCCAAAATGTAATTTTATTATGTCGATGGCCTTCTTCACTACTTTGGCAGTGACTTGGCTAATGTACATGAACTGGGAATCTAACTTGTCCGTTTATATGGTTTCACTGGGAATTCCATTCCACCTTTACAGTTTATTGTGGACACTTAATGCTGGAATTATTGTGGTTATGCAAGGAATTTTGGCGCGTTTTCCTAAAATTTTCAAAAATATTTTCCAACAAATTATTTTTGGAATTTGTATGTTTTCAATTTCATTCATCACCTTGGTTTTTGCCAAAGACTTTGCTCACTTTGCCTTGTCAATGATTATCTTAACTTTGGGTGAATCAACTGCGTTTCCAGCTATTCCTGCCTATGTAAACGATTTGTCACCTAAATCCAGCAAGGGAAAATACCAAGGATCAATTATGGTTGCTAGTGGTGTAGGACGTGCCTTTGGGCCATTGTTTGGTGGTTTAGTAATTGATCGTGCAGGTTATATTCCATTTTTCTGGGTAGCAGCGATTGTAATTGCCTTAATGATCGCCTTAATGGTGCCACTTTATGCAAAATTGCATAAGAAACTAACAATTTATAAGTAAGGGCAGTAATTTTGAAATAAAAATGATATTATTAAACTATGACAATTTTGATTTTAATATTAAGGAGGATTTTCCTGCATGAATAATAAAATGATGGTTCGCGGTGGCGCTGGTGACATTACCAAAGCTGATGTGAATGCCCGTCCACAAGATAATTTATATTTAGCTGTTAAC includes:
- a CDS encoding PAS domain-containing protein; its protein translation is MVNSKDIGIKREKNLLETLQFLIDGGDYSKGSSFLEKAKQYQAAACMVPGHPLYTFRQENDQITNLIQNEILPQLKIWQQDGKDSAALARLQNGVDRLHDLKNHYSRKEISIYPLLVKNGLASEEQTSKLWQMDDDVRDLVKKVASVIRQDPMPDKYFIEALVEKMAYQVLRLVFQEEAVCMPLLEDVVSTKDWHIVKQDEVEVGYCLIDTPPRWDPTKEEIEENQLYLDQKSDLNKQIVQAFHKYVSQLSHIDTNIKSSDILKGDESYPIGDSNTGPSLIVPNMEDIVVKLEVGSLSLKEIPAIFNVLPIDLTFVDAHDRVKWFSNSDRVFPRTRSVIGRPVIRCHPPKSIDKVLKILNDFHKGYSDSEDFWVNVRGRIIYLSFFAVRDAQDNYLGCLETVQDITKFKNITGTKTLENKDKFDKKSD
- a CDS encoding MDR family MFS transporter; translated protein: MKTERGNFNSDTEVKLHWLILGELVTWIGASFIWPLTSVYLNKQLHVSLSMIGVVLFFNCAANILGSIIAGRLYDKLNPYPLVLWGLGLDAVVLFLMAAFHGWPEYWVWLTLTGFLGGWNGTLINSIATSLKKYPGRYVFNILYFSQNLGVVTGTLIVGYLYDYSVTVLFIIAASLFVVALVNAIFNYKPIIAFHQERVKKGQSGVSQKAEPMPKCNFIMSMAFFTTLAVTWLMYMNWESNLSVYMVSLGIPFHLYSLLWTLNAGIIVVMQGILARFPKIFKNIFQQIIFGICMFSISFITLVFAKDFAHFALSMIILTLGESTAFPAIPAYVNDLSPKSSKGKYQGSIMVASGVGRAFGPLFGGLVIDRAGYIPFFWVAAIVIALMIALMVPLYAKLHKKLTIYK